One genomic region from Syngnathus typhle isolate RoL2023-S1 ecotype Sweden linkage group LG17, RoL_Styp_1.0, whole genome shotgun sequence encodes:
- the rnf113a gene encoding E3 ubiquitin-protein ligase RNF113A — MAEANTSKEGSCTFLFKKSTKKFSGRKRKASDSDKDRSSDEELSSVVRKDRNQTRENPMIQKSKKVGKETMSSSESEDDKQDKKITVSYKSKRSAKPEGPEDMGATSTYQLDTERDKDAQAIFERSQKIQDELTGKEDDKIYRGINNYHKFIKPKDTTMGNASSGMVRKGPIRAPEHLRATVRWDYQPDICKDYKETGFCGFGDSCKFLHDRSDYKHGWQIERELEEGSYGANDEENYEVSSDEEDLPFKCFICRDSYKNPIVTKCRHYFCEACALQHYRKSKRCYVCNTQTNGVFNPAKDLLAKIEKRKATTDLPPSDEDDD; from the exons ATGGCGGAAGCGAACACCTCCAAGGAAGGCTCCTGCACTTTCTTGTTTAAAAAATCTACTAAGAAATTTTCGGGACGAAAAAGAAAGGCCAGCGACAGCGATAAAG ATCGGAGCAGTGATGAAGAGCTCAGCTCTGTGGTCAGAAAGGATCGGAACCAGACGCGAGAAAACCCGATGATTCAAAAG TCCAAGAAAGTGGGGAAAGAAACCATGTCCTCCAGTGAAAGCGAAGATGACAAGCAGGACAAGAAGATAACGGTTTCCTACAAATCCAAACGTTCAGCT AAACCAGAGGGCCCAGAGGATATGGGCGCTACATCGACATACCAACTGGATACAGAGCGGGACAAGGACGCTCAGGCCAtctttgagaggagccagaaaaTCCAAGAC GAGCTGACGGGGAAAGAGGACGATAAGATCTACCGCGGCATCAACAACTACCACAAATTTATCAAACCCAAAGATACTACCATGGGCAACGCGTCCTCTGGCATGGTCCG GAAAGGACCCATCAGAGCCCCGGAGCACCTGCGAGCTACAGTCAGGTGGGACTACCAGCCGGACATCTGCAAGGACTATAAGGAGACCGGATTCTGTGGCTTTGGAG ACAGCTGCAAGTTCCTCCACGACCGATCCGACTACAAGCACGGCTGGCAGATTGAGAGGGAGCTGGAGGAGGGCAGTTATGGCGCCAACG ATGAGGAAAACTACGAGGTGAGCAGCGACGAAGAGGACTTGCCGTTCAAGTGTTTCATCTGCAGGGACTCCTACAAGAATCCCATCGTCACTAA GTGCCGTCATTACTTCTGCGAGGCCTGCGCTCTTCAGCACTACCGCAAGTCCAAGCGCTGCTACGTGTGCAACACTCAGACCAACGGCGTCTTCAACCCCGCCAAGG ACTTGCTGGCCAAGATAGAGAAACGCAAAGCCACCACCGACCTGCCACCGTCCGACGAAGATGACGACTGA
- the strada gene encoding STE20-related kinase adapter protein alpha isoform X4 encodes MSFLAHEDSRESVRSLPRGDTMGSFLPDSSAYQLLAVIGRGLDHLMTVNRAVYKPTGEHVAVRRIDLESCTNEMVAYLQAELHVSKLFHHPSILPYKSVFIAENELWVISPFMAYGSARELVSTYFPDGMSELTIAYILLGILKALEYIHQMGYVHRSVMASHVLIAADGQVRMSGLRSIFSLIRHGRRAKVVHDFPQNSVKVLPWLSPEVLQQNLRGYDFRSDIYSLGITACELANGHVPFKDMPATQMLLEKLNGTVPCLLDTTTIPPEELCMKPSRSGADSGIGEGPGGGGGGGGGGSVGGVRHSNGEPISSSAHPYNRTFSLHFHAFVELCLQRDPEKRPSASALIGHPFFKQIKRRPSEALPELLRPASPIGSSESSQPPPASRLASLESGLSHLDVDDWDF; translated from the exons ATGTCTTTTCTT GCCCATGAGGACAGCAGGGAAAGCGTGAGGTCCCTTCCACGTGGAGACACCATGGGCAGCTTCCTCCCAGACAGCAGCGCCTATCAGTTGCTCGCCGTTATCG GCCGAGGCCTGGACCACCTGATGACTGTCAACCGGGCTGTGTACAAACCCACCGGGGAGCACGTGGCCGTACGTCGCATCGACCTGGAGTCGTGTACTAACGAAATGGTCGCCTACCTGCAG GCCGAGCTGCACGTGTCCAAGTTGTTTCACCACCCCAGTATTTTGCCCTACAAGAGCGTCTTCATCGCTGAGAACGAGTTGTGGGTCATCAGCCCCTTCATGGCGTATG GGTCAGCCAGAGAACTGGTCAGCACGTATTTCCCTGACGGCATGAGCGAGCTCACCATCGCATACATCTTACTGGGCATCCTCAAAGCGCTGGAGTACATCCACCAAATGGGATATGTGCACAG GAGCGTAATGGCCAGCCACGTTCTGATTGCTGCCGACGGCCAGGTGCGCATGTCTGGCCTCCGCAGCATCTTCAGCCTGATCCGACACGGCCGACGGGCCAAGGTGGTGCACGACTTCCCGCAGAACAGCGTCAAGGTGCTGCCGTGGCTCAGCCCTGAAGTGCTGCAACAG AACCTGCGGGGCTATGACTTTCGCTCCGATATCTACAGCCTGGGCATCACAGCGTGTGAGCTAGCTAACGGACACGTTCCCTTTAAAGACATGCCGGCTACGCAA ATGTTACTGGAGAAGCTCAACGGGACAGTGCCGTGCTTGCTGGACACCACCACCATCCCGCCGGAGGAGCTCTGCATGAAGCCATCGCGCTCCGGCGCCGACTCGGGCATCGGCGAGGggccaggaggaggaggcggaggcggcggcggcggcagtgtTGGCGGGGTGCGCCACTCCAATGGCGAACCGATTTCCTCGTCCGCACACCCGTACAACCGCACTTTCTCGCTGCACTTTCACGCCTTCGTCGAGTTGTGTCTTCAGAGGGACCCGGAGAAGAG ACCCTCCGCCTCCGCTCTCATAGGTCATCCCTTCTTCAAGCAG ATCAAGCGGAGGCCCTCGGAGGCGCTGCCCGAGCTGCTGAGGCCCGCGTCGCCCATCGGCAGCAGCGAGAGCTCCCAGCCACCGCCGGCGTCCAGACTGGCCAGCCTGGAGTCGGGCCTCAGCCACCTGGACGTGGACGACTGGGATTTCTGA
- the strada gene encoding STE20-related kinase adapter protein alpha isoform X1: MSFLRWVSEKLSVESLRDLELFGGVGWRAPLWQCMAPPARSARRRHLGKSSLPAQPLTQAHEDSRESVRSLPRGDTMGSFLPDSSAYQLLAVIGRGLDHLMTVNRAVYKPTGEHVAVRRIDLESCTNEMVAYLQAELHVSKLFHHPSILPYKSVFIAENELWVISPFMAYGSARELVSTYFPDGMSELTIAYILLGILKALEYIHQMGYVHRSVMASHVLIAADGQVRMSGLRSIFSLIRHGRRAKVVHDFPQNSVKVLPWLSPEVLQQNLRGYDFRSDIYSLGITACELANGHVPFKDMPATQMLLEKLNGTVPCLLDTTTIPPEELCMKPSRSGADSGIGEGPGGGGGGGGGGSVGGVRHSNGEPISSSAHPYNRTFSLHFHAFVELCLQRDPEKRPSASALIGHPFFKQIKRRPSEALPELLRPASPIGSSESSQPPPASRLASLESGLSHLDVDDWDF; encoded by the exons ATGTCTTTTCTT CGCTGGGTGtctgagaaattgagtgtgGAGAGCCTGCGGGATTTGGAGTTGTTTGGAG GAGTTGGATGGCGTGCTCCGCTGTGGCAGTGCATGGCACCGCCTGCCCGCTCCGCCCGACGCCGCCACTTGGGCAAATCTAGCCTGCCAGCACAGCCACTCACACAG GCCCATGAGGACAGCAGGGAAAGCGTGAGGTCCCTTCCACGTGGAGACACCATGGGCAGCTTCCTCCCAGACAGCAGCGCCTATCAGTTGCTCGCCGTTATCG GCCGAGGCCTGGACCACCTGATGACTGTCAACCGGGCTGTGTACAAACCCACCGGGGAGCACGTGGCCGTACGTCGCATCGACCTGGAGTCGTGTACTAACGAAATGGTCGCCTACCTGCAG GCCGAGCTGCACGTGTCCAAGTTGTTTCACCACCCCAGTATTTTGCCCTACAAGAGCGTCTTCATCGCTGAGAACGAGTTGTGGGTCATCAGCCCCTTCATGGCGTATG GGTCAGCCAGAGAACTGGTCAGCACGTATTTCCCTGACGGCATGAGCGAGCTCACCATCGCATACATCTTACTGGGCATCCTCAAAGCGCTGGAGTACATCCACCAAATGGGATATGTGCACAG GAGCGTAATGGCCAGCCACGTTCTGATTGCTGCCGACGGCCAGGTGCGCATGTCTGGCCTCCGCAGCATCTTCAGCCTGATCCGACACGGCCGACGGGCCAAGGTGGTGCACGACTTCCCGCAGAACAGCGTCAAGGTGCTGCCGTGGCTCAGCCCTGAAGTGCTGCAACAG AACCTGCGGGGCTATGACTTTCGCTCCGATATCTACAGCCTGGGCATCACAGCGTGTGAGCTAGCTAACGGACACGTTCCCTTTAAAGACATGCCGGCTACGCAA ATGTTACTGGAGAAGCTCAACGGGACAGTGCCGTGCTTGCTGGACACCACCACCATCCCGCCGGAGGAGCTCTGCATGAAGCCATCGCGCTCCGGCGCCGACTCGGGCATCGGCGAGGggccaggaggaggaggcggaggcggcggcggcggcagtgtTGGCGGGGTGCGCCACTCCAATGGCGAACCGATTTCCTCGTCCGCACACCCGTACAACCGCACTTTCTCGCTGCACTTTCACGCCTTCGTCGAGTTGTGTCTTCAGAGGGACCCGGAGAAGAG ACCCTCCGCCTCCGCTCTCATAGGTCATCCCTTCTTCAAGCAG ATCAAGCGGAGGCCCTCGGAGGCGCTGCCCGAGCTGCTGAGGCCCGCGTCGCCCATCGGCAGCAGCGAGAGCTCCCAGCCACCGCCGGCGTCCAGACTGGCCAGCCTGGAGTCGGGCCTCAGCCACCTGGACGTGGACGACTGGGATTTCTGA
- the strada gene encoding STE20-related kinase adapter protein alpha isoform X3 — protein sequence MSFLRWVSEKLSVESLRDLELFGEQSQEVSHREAHEDSRESVRSLPRGDTMGSFLPDSSAYQLLAVIGRGLDHLMTVNRAVYKPTGEHVAVRRIDLESCTNEMVAYLQAELHVSKLFHHPSILPYKSVFIAENELWVISPFMAYGSARELVSTYFPDGMSELTIAYILLGILKALEYIHQMGYVHRSVMASHVLIAADGQVRMSGLRSIFSLIRHGRRAKVVHDFPQNSVKVLPWLSPEVLQQNLRGYDFRSDIYSLGITACELANGHVPFKDMPATQMLLEKLNGTVPCLLDTTTIPPEELCMKPSRSGADSGIGEGPGGGGGGGGGGSVGGVRHSNGEPISSSAHPYNRTFSLHFHAFVELCLQRDPEKRPSASALIGHPFFKQIKRRPSEALPELLRPASPIGSSESSQPPPASRLASLESGLSHLDVDDWDF from the exons ATGTCTTTTCTT CGCTGGGTGtctgagaaattgagtgtgGAGAGCCTGCGGGATTTGGAGTTGTTTGGAG AGCAATCTCAGGAAGTCTCTCACAGGGAA GCCCATGAGGACAGCAGGGAAAGCGTGAGGTCCCTTCCACGTGGAGACACCATGGGCAGCTTCCTCCCAGACAGCAGCGCCTATCAGTTGCTCGCCGTTATCG GCCGAGGCCTGGACCACCTGATGACTGTCAACCGGGCTGTGTACAAACCCACCGGGGAGCACGTGGCCGTACGTCGCATCGACCTGGAGTCGTGTACTAACGAAATGGTCGCCTACCTGCAG GCCGAGCTGCACGTGTCCAAGTTGTTTCACCACCCCAGTATTTTGCCCTACAAGAGCGTCTTCATCGCTGAGAACGAGTTGTGGGTCATCAGCCCCTTCATGGCGTATG GGTCAGCCAGAGAACTGGTCAGCACGTATTTCCCTGACGGCATGAGCGAGCTCACCATCGCATACATCTTACTGGGCATCCTCAAAGCGCTGGAGTACATCCACCAAATGGGATATGTGCACAG GAGCGTAATGGCCAGCCACGTTCTGATTGCTGCCGACGGCCAGGTGCGCATGTCTGGCCTCCGCAGCATCTTCAGCCTGATCCGACACGGCCGACGGGCCAAGGTGGTGCACGACTTCCCGCAGAACAGCGTCAAGGTGCTGCCGTGGCTCAGCCCTGAAGTGCTGCAACAG AACCTGCGGGGCTATGACTTTCGCTCCGATATCTACAGCCTGGGCATCACAGCGTGTGAGCTAGCTAACGGACACGTTCCCTTTAAAGACATGCCGGCTACGCAA ATGTTACTGGAGAAGCTCAACGGGACAGTGCCGTGCTTGCTGGACACCACCACCATCCCGCCGGAGGAGCTCTGCATGAAGCCATCGCGCTCCGGCGCCGACTCGGGCATCGGCGAGGggccaggaggaggaggcggaggcggcggcggcggcagtgtTGGCGGGGTGCGCCACTCCAATGGCGAACCGATTTCCTCGTCCGCACACCCGTACAACCGCACTTTCTCGCTGCACTTTCACGCCTTCGTCGAGTTGTGTCTTCAGAGGGACCCGGAGAAGAG ACCCTCCGCCTCCGCTCTCATAGGTCATCCCTTCTTCAAGCAG ATCAAGCGGAGGCCCTCGGAGGCGCTGCCCGAGCTGCTGAGGCCCGCGTCGCCCATCGGCAGCAGCGAGAGCTCCCAGCCACCGCCGGCGTCCAGACTGGCCAGCCTGGAGTCGGGCCTCAGCCACCTGGACGTGGACGACTGGGATTTCTGA
- the strada gene encoding STE20-related kinase adapter protein alpha isoform X5 has protein sequence MGSFLPDSSAYQLLAVIGRGLDHLMTVNRAVYKPTGEHVAVRRIDLESCTNEMVAYLQAELHVSKLFHHPSILPYKSVFIAENELWVISPFMAYGSARELVSTYFPDGMSELTIAYILLGILKALEYIHQMGYVHRSVMASHVLIAADGQVRMSGLRSIFSLIRHGRRAKVVHDFPQNSVKVLPWLSPEVLQQNLRGYDFRSDIYSLGITACELANGHVPFKDMPATQMLLEKLNGTVPCLLDTTTIPPEELCMKPSRSGADSGIGEGPGGGGGGGGGGSVGGVRHSNGEPISSSAHPYNRTFSLHFHAFVELCLQRDPEKRPSASALIGHPFFKQIKRRPSEALPELLRPASPIGSSESSQPPPASRLASLESGLSHLDVDDWDF, from the exons ATGGGCAGCTTCCTCCCAGACAGCAGCGCCTATCAGTTGCTCGCCGTTATCG GCCGAGGCCTGGACCACCTGATGACTGTCAACCGGGCTGTGTACAAACCCACCGGGGAGCACGTGGCCGTACGTCGCATCGACCTGGAGTCGTGTACTAACGAAATGGTCGCCTACCTGCAG GCCGAGCTGCACGTGTCCAAGTTGTTTCACCACCCCAGTATTTTGCCCTACAAGAGCGTCTTCATCGCTGAGAACGAGTTGTGGGTCATCAGCCCCTTCATGGCGTATG GGTCAGCCAGAGAACTGGTCAGCACGTATTTCCCTGACGGCATGAGCGAGCTCACCATCGCATACATCTTACTGGGCATCCTCAAAGCGCTGGAGTACATCCACCAAATGGGATATGTGCACAG GAGCGTAATGGCCAGCCACGTTCTGATTGCTGCCGACGGCCAGGTGCGCATGTCTGGCCTCCGCAGCATCTTCAGCCTGATCCGACACGGCCGACGGGCCAAGGTGGTGCACGACTTCCCGCAGAACAGCGTCAAGGTGCTGCCGTGGCTCAGCCCTGAAGTGCTGCAACAG AACCTGCGGGGCTATGACTTTCGCTCCGATATCTACAGCCTGGGCATCACAGCGTGTGAGCTAGCTAACGGACACGTTCCCTTTAAAGACATGCCGGCTACGCAA ATGTTACTGGAGAAGCTCAACGGGACAGTGCCGTGCTTGCTGGACACCACCACCATCCCGCCGGAGGAGCTCTGCATGAAGCCATCGCGCTCCGGCGCCGACTCGGGCATCGGCGAGGggccaggaggaggaggcggaggcggcggcggcggcagtgtTGGCGGGGTGCGCCACTCCAATGGCGAACCGATTTCCTCGTCCGCACACCCGTACAACCGCACTTTCTCGCTGCACTTTCACGCCTTCGTCGAGTTGTGTCTTCAGAGGGACCCGGAGAAGAG ACCCTCCGCCTCCGCTCTCATAGGTCATCCCTTCTTCAAGCAG ATCAAGCGGAGGCCCTCGGAGGCGCTGCCCGAGCTGCTGAGGCCCGCGTCGCCCATCGGCAGCAGCGAGAGCTCCCAGCCACCGCCGGCGTCCAGACTGGCCAGCCTGGAGTCGGGCCTCAGCCACCTGGACGTGGACGACTGGGATTTCTGA
- the strada gene encoding STE20-related kinase adapter protein alpha isoform X2 has protein sequence MEVGRSPKLANKVLYVHVRAYRCLHVTDAVGLFTPEQSQEVSHREAHEDSRESVRSLPRGDTMGSFLPDSSAYQLLAVIGRGLDHLMTVNRAVYKPTGEHVAVRRIDLESCTNEMVAYLQAELHVSKLFHHPSILPYKSVFIAENELWVISPFMAYGSARELVSTYFPDGMSELTIAYILLGILKALEYIHQMGYVHRSVMASHVLIAADGQVRMSGLRSIFSLIRHGRRAKVVHDFPQNSVKVLPWLSPEVLQQNLRGYDFRSDIYSLGITACELANGHVPFKDMPATQMLLEKLNGTVPCLLDTTTIPPEELCMKPSRSGADSGIGEGPGGGGGGGGGGSVGGVRHSNGEPISSSAHPYNRTFSLHFHAFVELCLQRDPEKRPSASALIGHPFFKQIKRRPSEALPELLRPASPIGSSESSQPPPASRLASLESGLSHLDVDDWDF, from the exons ATGGAAGTTGGTCGGTCCCCTAAACTAGCCAATAAGGTGCTGTATGTTCACGTGCGTGCATATCGCTGTCTTCACGTCACTGATGCGGTTGGTCTTTTTACCCCAGAGCAATCTCAGGAAGTCTCTCACAGGGAA GCCCATGAGGACAGCAGGGAAAGCGTGAGGTCCCTTCCACGTGGAGACACCATGGGCAGCTTCCTCCCAGACAGCAGCGCCTATCAGTTGCTCGCCGTTATCG GCCGAGGCCTGGACCACCTGATGACTGTCAACCGGGCTGTGTACAAACCCACCGGGGAGCACGTGGCCGTACGTCGCATCGACCTGGAGTCGTGTACTAACGAAATGGTCGCCTACCTGCAG GCCGAGCTGCACGTGTCCAAGTTGTTTCACCACCCCAGTATTTTGCCCTACAAGAGCGTCTTCATCGCTGAGAACGAGTTGTGGGTCATCAGCCCCTTCATGGCGTATG GGTCAGCCAGAGAACTGGTCAGCACGTATTTCCCTGACGGCATGAGCGAGCTCACCATCGCATACATCTTACTGGGCATCCTCAAAGCGCTGGAGTACATCCACCAAATGGGATATGTGCACAG GAGCGTAATGGCCAGCCACGTTCTGATTGCTGCCGACGGCCAGGTGCGCATGTCTGGCCTCCGCAGCATCTTCAGCCTGATCCGACACGGCCGACGGGCCAAGGTGGTGCACGACTTCCCGCAGAACAGCGTCAAGGTGCTGCCGTGGCTCAGCCCTGAAGTGCTGCAACAG AACCTGCGGGGCTATGACTTTCGCTCCGATATCTACAGCCTGGGCATCACAGCGTGTGAGCTAGCTAACGGACACGTTCCCTTTAAAGACATGCCGGCTACGCAA ATGTTACTGGAGAAGCTCAACGGGACAGTGCCGTGCTTGCTGGACACCACCACCATCCCGCCGGAGGAGCTCTGCATGAAGCCATCGCGCTCCGGCGCCGACTCGGGCATCGGCGAGGggccaggaggaggaggcggaggcggcggcggcggcagtgtTGGCGGGGTGCGCCACTCCAATGGCGAACCGATTTCCTCGTCCGCACACCCGTACAACCGCACTTTCTCGCTGCACTTTCACGCCTTCGTCGAGTTGTGTCTTCAGAGGGACCCGGAGAAGAG ACCCTCCGCCTCCGCTCTCATAGGTCATCCCTTCTTCAAGCAG ATCAAGCGGAGGCCCTCGGAGGCGCTGCCCGAGCTGCTGAGGCCCGCGTCGCCCATCGGCAGCAGCGAGAGCTCCCAGCCACCGCCGGCGTCCAGACTGGCCAGCCTGGAGTCGGGCCTCAGCCACCTGGACGTGGACGACTGGGATTTCTGA